In Panthera tigris isolate Pti1 chromosome D2, P.tigris_Pti1_mat1.1, whole genome shotgun sequence, one DNA window encodes the following:
- the LOC102971891 gene encoding cytochrome c oxidase assembly factor 6 homolog: protein MAAPSMKERQACWGARDEYWKCLDENTEDASQCKKLRSSFESSCPQQWIKYFDKRRDYLKFKEKFEAGQFQPSKPTVKS from the exons ATGGCGGCCCCTTCTATGAAAGAAAGGCAGGCTTGCTGGGGAGCCCGGGATGAGTACTGGAAGTGTTTAGATGAGAACACAGAGGACGCTTCTCAGTGCAAGAAGTTAAGAAGCTCTTTTGAATCGAGTTGTCCCCAACAGTGG ataaaatattttgataaaagaaGAGACTACttaaagttcaaagaaaaatttgaagcaGGACAATTCCAGCCTTCAAAACCAACTGTGAAGTCCTAG